Proteins from a single region of Lelliottia sp. JS-SCA-14:
- the def gene encoding peptide deformylase, whose protein sequence is MAVLQVLHIPDERLRIVAEPVKEVNAEIQRIVDDMFDTMYAEEGIGLAATQVNIHKRIIVIDVSENREERLVLINPELLEKSGETGIEEGCLSIPEQRALVPRAEKVKIRALDREGKPFELEADDLLAICIQHEMDHLVGKLFIDYLSPLKQQRIRQKVEKLDRMRTRA, encoded by the coding sequence ATGGCAGTTTTGCAAGTGTTACATATCCCGGACGAGCGCCTTCGCATTGTTGCTGAACCGGTAAAAGAAGTGAATGCAGAAATTCAACGTATCGTTGATGATATGTTCGATACGATGTACGCCGAAGAAGGCATTGGCCTTGCGGCGACGCAGGTGAATATCCATAAACGCATTATCGTGATCGATGTTTCTGAGAATCGCGAAGAGCGCCTGGTACTGATTAACCCGGAACTGCTCGAGAAGAGCGGCGAGACCGGCATCGAAGAAGGTTGTCTGTCCATTCCTGAACAGCGCGCCTTAGTGCCGCGTGCAGAAAAAGTGAAAATCCGCGCGCTCGATCGCGAGGGTAAACCGTTTGAACTGGAAGCAGACGATCTGCTGGCGATCTGCATTCAGCACGAGATGGATCATCTGGTCGGTAAACTGTTTATCGATTATCTCTCTCCGCTGAAACAGCAGCGTATTCGTCAGAAAGTAGAGAAACTGGATCGTATGCGCACCCGCGCATAA